In Littorina saxatilis isolate snail1 linkage group LG8, US_GU_Lsax_2.0, whole genome shotgun sequence, a single genomic region encodes these proteins:
- the LOC138973466 gene encoding uncharacterized protein isoform X2 yields MRFVLLVCIVHYCVGVAGNSSNGDFTCIAGNFTTGQRGNVTCHFGPDIHKIGYHFEIVKYPFGAHGSHSGDDVLRCHRLGSAVKCNVETGYDFDKHLHDNVTVFIPNVTTAVAGRYACQLIPPDNRKKKLCDLLVTGLVLAAIFGALLILCILYITFVLIRKLKKSPEFEDFVAKYIRRNNRNKTDRPSVDEEDARREPFIIRILPQDETTDEDTNYDTTVEIRQYQEPLWYRRLPFREPYNRAPYTASAEVPVESDGSPSNVEFTAPRLLIEDNQDNADNASPKTFAMPSIVPFDKMNDEDKTDQAPPQHSKLLETGLRRPKLMPHNV; encoded by the exons ATGAGGTTTGTGCTTTTGGTGTGCATTGTGCACTACTGTGTGGGTGTTGCTGGGAACTCTTCAAATGGTGATTTCACCTGTATTGCCGGCAATTTTACAACTGGGCAACGCGGAAACGTGACTTGTCACTTTGGGCCTGATATCCACAAAATCGGGTATCATTTCGAAATAGTGAAGTATCCTTTTGGTGCCCATGGAAGCCACAGTG GGGATGATGTTCTTCGGTGTCACAGGCTGGGCAGCGCAGTCAAGTGTAATGTAGAAACGGGGTACGATTTTGACAAACATCTTCACGACAATGTGACAGTCTTCATTCCCAATGTCACGACAGCTGTTGCAGGTCGTTATGCATGTCAACTCATCCCGCCAGACAACAGGAAAAAGAAATTGTGTGATCTCCTTGTGACAG GACTGGTGCTTGCTGCCATCTTTGGTGCATTGCTGATCCTATGCATCCTATACATCACATTCGTCCTTATCAG GAAGCTGAAGAAATCTCCAGAATTCGAAGACTTTGTTGCAAAGTACATACGAAG aaacaacaggaacaagacgGATAGGCCAAGTGTAGATGAAGAGGATGCCAG GAGAGAACCTTTCATCATCCGAATTTTGCCACAAGATGAGACAACAGATGAAGATACAAATTACGATACAACTGTGGAGATAAGGCAGTACCAGGAACCACTTTGGTATCGTCGCCTTCCATTTCGTGAACCGTATAATAGAGCTCCATACACTGCATCGGCTGAGGTCCCTGTGGAATCTGATGGTTCACCCAGCAACGTCGAGTTTACTGCTCCACGGCTTCTCATAGAGGACAACCAGGACAACGCAGACAACGCAAG CCCGAAAACGTTCGCCATGCCATCTATCGTGCCGTTCGACAAGATGAACGATGAAGATAAAACCGACCAAGCTCCACCTCAACATTCAAAGTTGCTCGAGACCGGTCTACGACGTCCCAAGTTAATGCCACACAACGTATGA
- the LOC138973466 gene encoding uncharacterized protein isoform X3 — MRFVLLVCIVHYCVGVAGNSSNGDFTCIAGNFTTGQRGNVTCHFGPDIHKIGYHFEIVKYPFGAHGSHSGDDVLRCHRLGSAVKCNVETGYDFDKHLHDNVTVFIPNVTTAVAGRYACQLIPPDNRKKKLCDLLVTGAGENAAARVISDGSDSRTGLVLAAIFGALLILCILYITFVLIRKLKKSPEFEDFVAKYIRRNNRNKTDRPSVDEEDARREPFIIRILPQDETTDEDTNYDTTVEIRQYQEPLWYRRLPFREPYNRAPYTASANADNASPKTFAMPSIVPFDKMNDEDKTDQAPPQHSKLLETGLRRPKLMPHNV, encoded by the exons ATGAGGTTTGTGCTTTTGGTGTGCATTGTGCACTACTGTGTGGGTGTTGCTGGGAACTCTTCAAATGGTGATTTCACCTGTATTGCCGGCAATTTTACAACTGGGCAACGCGGAAACGTGACTTGTCACTTTGGGCCTGATATCCACAAAATCGGGTATCATTTCGAAATAGTGAAGTATCCTTTTGGTGCCCATGGAAGCCACAGTG GGGATGATGTTCTTCGGTGTCACAGGCTGGGCAGCGCAGTCAAGTGTAATGTAGAAACGGGGTACGATTTTGACAAACATCTTCACGACAATGTGACAGTCTTCATTCCCAATGTCACGACAGCTGTTGCAGGTCGTTATGCATGTCAACTCATCCCGCCAGACAACAGGAAAAAGAAATTGTGTGATCTCCTTGTGACAG GAGCAGGAGAAAACGCAGCAGCGCGTGTTATTTCTGATGGATCTGATTCTCGAACAG GACTGGTGCTTGCTGCCATCTTTGGTGCATTGCTGATCCTATGCATCCTATACATCACATTCGTCCTTATCAG GAAGCTGAAGAAATCTCCAGAATTCGAAGACTTTGTTGCAAAGTACATACGAAG aaacaacaggaacaagacgGATAGGCCAAGTGTAGATGAAGAGGATGCCAG GAGAGAACCTTTCATCATCCGAATTTTGCCACAAGATGAGACAACAGATGAAGATACAAATTACGATACAACTGTGGAGATAAGGCAGTACCAGGAACCACTTTGGTATCGTCGCCTTCCATTTCGTGAACCGTATAATAGAGCTCCATACACTGCATCGGCT AACGCAGACAACGCAAG CCCGAAAACGTTCGCCATGCCATCTATCGTGCCGTTCGACAAGATGAACGATGAAGATAAAACCGACCAAGCTCCACCTCAACATTCAAAGTTGCTCGAGACCGGTCTACGACGTCCCAAGTTAATGCCACACAACGTATGA
- the LOC138973466 gene encoding uncharacterized protein isoform X1 has translation MRFVLLVCIVHYCVGVAGNSSNGDFTCIAGNFTTGQRGNVTCHFGPDIHKIGYHFEIVKYPFGAHGSHSGDDVLRCHRLGSAVKCNVETGYDFDKHLHDNVTVFIPNVTTAVAGRYACQLIPPDNRKKKLCDLLVTGAGENAAARVISDGSDSRTGLVLAAIFGALLILCILYITFVLIRKLKKSPEFEDFVAKYIRRNNRNKTDRPSVDEEDARREPFIIRILPQDETTDEDTNYDTTVEIRQYQEPLWYRRLPFREPYNRAPYTASAEVPVESDGSPSNVEFTAPRLLIEDNQDNADNASPKTFAMPSIVPFDKMNDEDKTDQAPPQHSKLLETGLRRPKLMPHNV, from the exons ATGAGGTTTGTGCTTTTGGTGTGCATTGTGCACTACTGTGTGGGTGTTGCTGGGAACTCTTCAAATGGTGATTTCACCTGTATTGCCGGCAATTTTACAACTGGGCAACGCGGAAACGTGACTTGTCACTTTGGGCCTGATATCCACAAAATCGGGTATCATTTCGAAATAGTGAAGTATCCTTTTGGTGCCCATGGAAGCCACAGTG GGGATGATGTTCTTCGGTGTCACAGGCTGGGCAGCGCAGTCAAGTGTAATGTAGAAACGGGGTACGATTTTGACAAACATCTTCACGACAATGTGACAGTCTTCATTCCCAATGTCACGACAGCTGTTGCAGGTCGTTATGCATGTCAACTCATCCCGCCAGACAACAGGAAAAAGAAATTGTGTGATCTCCTTGTGACAG GAGCAGGAGAAAACGCAGCAGCGCGTGTTATTTCTGATGGATCTGATTCTCGAACAG GACTGGTGCTTGCTGCCATCTTTGGTGCATTGCTGATCCTATGCATCCTATACATCACATTCGTCCTTATCAG GAAGCTGAAGAAATCTCCAGAATTCGAAGACTTTGTTGCAAAGTACATACGAAG aaacaacaggaacaagacgGATAGGCCAAGTGTAGATGAAGAGGATGCCAG GAGAGAACCTTTCATCATCCGAATTTTGCCACAAGATGAGACAACAGATGAAGATACAAATTACGATACAACTGTGGAGATAAGGCAGTACCAGGAACCACTTTGGTATCGTCGCCTTCCATTTCGTGAACCGTATAATAGAGCTCCATACACTGCATCGGCTGAGGTCCCTGTGGAATCTGATGGTTCACCCAGCAACGTCGAGTTTACTGCTCCACGGCTTCTCATAGAGGACAACCAGGACAACGCAGACAACGCAAG CCCGAAAACGTTCGCCATGCCATCTATCGTGCCGTTCGACAAGATGAACGATGAAGATAAAACCGACCAAGCTCCACCTCAACATTCAAAGTTGCTCGAGACCGGTCTACGACGTCCCAAGTTAATGCCACACAACGTATGA